The Calditerrivibrio nitroreducens DSM 19672 genome window below encodes:
- a CDS encoding death-on-curing protein — MKEEQNIVIYKTKDGPELQVKLEKETLWFTQAQIAILFDVQKAAVSKHIKNIFDSGELNEEATVSKMETVQIEGNRKIKTGITSFL; from the coding sequence ATGAAAGAAGAACAAAACATTGTCATTTACAAAACCAAAGATGGTCCTGAGTTACAAGTAAAACTTGAGAAAGAAACATTGTGGTTTACTCAGGCGCAAATTGCAATACTTTTTGATGTTCAAAAAGCAGCAGTATCTAAACACATTAAAAATATCTTTGATTCTGGAGAACTTAATGAAGAGGCAACTGTTTCCAAAATGGAAACAGTTCAAATTGAAGGCAATAGAAAAATAAAAACTGGCATCACCTCATTTTTATGA
- a CDS encoding SIR2 family protein → MMKNDFTYILKETLFFTGAGFSKPAGCKLSSEMLEDIEKRSQLDRDSIFTKVERKTIKFILSCLEYHASWRSLESDGKYNYVPNIEEFALLLRRIKNRENLLPYPVTGNWSDKITLLEQEFNNESVSHELDLYSSIESKIKTKCYNDWLQISNLDFIQPLRTFINDNMSQTTEKLDFFTLNNDLVLEEAFKDENAVYTGFVSNKWVGFDNIQDNSYTNSRINYYKLHGSLDWARMYDGTIVKSGNNSDENIEIKPFLIFGHGVKIYTVEPFFNLLEEFRKSLIKKNYFIVVGYSFFDPHINNLFFNELSLHQEKIMFIINPKITENISVKNKDTGEYFEERESIKILKKEKKSEIVNYLENIQKNPFYSENSEFNIKKISSDSFEYIPLKSDEFLSNLKSILVLIGKIKNERVEQIKIFE, encoded by the coding sequence ATGATGAAAAACGATTTTACTTATATTTTAAAAGAAACTCTTTTTTTTACAGGAGCAGGCTTTTCAAAGCCGGCTGGTTGTAAATTGTCCAGTGAAATGCTTGAAGATATTGAAAAACGATCTCAATTAGACCGCGATAGTATCTTTACGAAAGTTGAAAGAAAAACCATTAAATTTATTCTCTCTTGTCTCGAATATCATGCCAGCTGGCGGAGTCTTGAATCTGATGGAAAATATAATTATGTTCCTAATATTGAAGAGTTTGCCCTTTTATTACGGAGAATCAAAAACAGGGAAAATTTATTACCTTACCCTGTAACAGGTAACTGGTCAGACAAAATAACGTTGCTTGAACAAGAATTTAATAATGAATCTGTAAGCCATGAATTAGATTTATATTCCAGTATTGAAAGTAAAATAAAAACAAAATGTTACAATGATTGGCTACAAATTTCCAACTTAGATTTTATTCAACCTTTAAGGACCTTTATTAATGACAACATGAGTCAAACGACAGAAAAACTTGATTTTTTTACACTTAACAACGACTTGGTTCTTGAAGAAGCATTTAAAGATGAGAATGCTGTATATACTGGTTTTGTAAGCAATAAGTGGGTTGGCTTTGATAATATTCAGGATAATTCATATACAAATTCAAGAATTAATTATTACAAATTACATGGATCTCTTGACTGGGCTCGAATGTATGATGGAACCATTGTTAAAAGCGGAAATAATTCAGATGAAAATATTGAAATAAAGCCATTTTTAATTTTTGGGCATGGGGTAAAAATATATACTGTAGAGCCTTTTTTTAATTTACTCGAAGAATTTAGAAAAAGTTTAATTAAAAAAAATTACTTTATAGTTGTTGGATATAGTTTTTTTGATCCTCACATTAATAACCTCTTTTTTAATGAACTATCACTTCATCAAGAGAAAATAATGTTTATTATCAATCCCAAAATCACAGAAAATATTTCAGTAAAGAATAAGGATACTGGTGAATATTTTGAGGAAAGAGAAAGTATTAAAATCTTGAAAAAAGAAAAGAAAAGCGAAATAGTTAATTATTTAGAAAACATTCAAAAAAATCCATTTTATTCAGAAAATTCAGAATTTAATATCAAGAAGATTTCATCTGATTCTTTTGAGTACATACCACTAAAATCCGATGAGTTTTTATCTAACCTTAAGAGCATTTTAGTCCTTATAGGTAAAATAAAAAATGAAAGAGTAGAACAAATAAAGATTTTTGAATAA
- a CDS encoding stem cell self-renewal protein piwi, which produces MGRLVLNRFKINLSTDKVSVSFYEENELESNFILKQYLYRLKPSIVLKYFEKILDENIKGWLNSLKKGKIEDEKYIFISFLQKNDNRIQENVLLKDLPYSLKKRYIKEVLINKLKEKYIAEPFKEGVDFCVYEKVEEISNKYIRYDFIIYIDNKDIELSLSIGSTDTYIGKFDLTNISTDKIKVLIDNLLIKKSNTEITSNVLVKANFQIRKNENISPKPKFSFYKEHYEKIKAFLEENNSFDYLTILTSFKKITKYDVVDFDSNKMIFGNGNEDYSTINGMREYGPYKKPENISKFQLLFIYPDSEAANKLFGYFSRGYRHFPGLESYVGIPANLSEIKIKYNSLNSIVDEINNKLNQTKYENLIAVCIIPFSKTNATEEESKIYFKIKQILLNKNIPSQFIKRDKIFLENFHYSLPNIAIAMLAKIGGVPWKLSKSHYDELIIGFNVYIEEKDKYIGSCVFFDNEGIIQELNFYPTSNIEEICKGLFQSIVKYKKDKNKDIERIVIHYYKPLSNEENKEIKKALHGNFSNINYVVVEINDTKATTDLCFDLEYERLMPQSGTYIKLKIDEYLIFNNLRYWEKPINPINQEEFPIKVKIYDPNNTFDNQHHILISQVYEFSRLYWKSLKQKDQPVTTIYSKLFAEYVANFENQELCDNYVSKKTVWFI; this is translated from the coding sequence ATGGGTAGATTGGTATTAAATAGGTTTAAGATTAACTTATCAACCGATAAAGTAAGTGTATCTTTTTATGAAGAAAATGAATTAGAAAGTAATTTTATATTAAAACAATATTTATACAGATTAAAGCCATCAATTGTACTAAAATATTTTGAAAAGATATTAGATGAAAATATAAAAGGATGGCTTAATAGTTTAAAAAAAGGAAAAATTGAAGATGAAAAATATATTTTTATTTCTTTTTTACAAAAGAATGATAACAGAATTCAGGAAAACGTGCTATTAAAAGATTTACCATATTCCTTAAAAAAAAGATACATAAAGGAAGTACTAATAAATAAACTAAAAGAAAAATACATAGCAGAACCTTTTAAAGAGGGTGTAGATTTCTGTGTTTATGAAAAAGTTGAAGAAATAAGTAATAAGTATATTCGGTACGATTTTATTATTTACATTGATAATAAAGATATTGAACTATCTTTAAGCATTGGCAGTACAGATACTTATATTGGAAAATTCGATTTAACCAACATCTCAACCGACAAAATTAAAGTTTTGATAGACAATCTGTTAATTAAAAAATCAAATACAGAGATTACTAGCAATGTCTTGGTAAAAGCGAATTTCCAAATTAGAAAAAATGAAAATATCTCTCCGAAACCAAAATTTTCCTTCTACAAAGAACATTATGAAAAAATTAAAGCGTTTTTAGAAGAAAATAATTCTTTTGATTATCTTACAATTCTAACGTCTTTTAAAAAAATAACCAAATATGATGTTGTAGATTTTGATTCTAACAAAATGATATTTGGTAATGGCAATGAAGATTACAGCACAATAAATGGAATGCGTGAGTATGGTCCCTATAAAAAGCCTGAAAATATATCTAAATTTCAACTCCTATTTATTTACCCCGATTCTGAGGCAGCAAACAAATTATTTGGCTACTTTTCAAGAGGATATCGTCATTTTCCCGGACTGGAAAGTTACGTAGGAATCCCTGCTAATCTTAGTGAAATAAAGATTAAGTATAATAGTCTTAATAGCATTGTTGATGAAATAAATAATAAATTAAATCAAACTAAATATGAAAATTTGATTGCTGTTTGTATAATACCATTTTCAAAAACTAATGCAACAGAAGAAGAATCAAAAATATATTTTAAAATAAAACAAATACTTCTTAATAAAAATATTCCTTCACAATTTATTAAAAGGGACAAAATATTCCTTGAAAATTTTCATTATAGCCTTCCAAATATTGCAATTGCAATGCTTGCAAAAATTGGAGGCGTTCCATGGAAATTATCAAAATCACATTATGATGAATTAATTATTGGGTTTAATGTATATATAGAAGAAAAAGATAAATACATAGGTTCATGCGTATTTTTTGATAATGAAGGAATTATACAGGAATTAAATTTTTATCCTACTTCAAATATTGAAGAAATTTGTAAAGGTCTCTTCCAATCCATAGTTAAATATAAAAAAGATAAAAATAAAGATATTGAAAGAATAGTTATTCACTATTATAAACCTCTTAGCAATGAAGAGAATAAAGAAATAAAAAAAGCTTTACACGGAAATTTTTCAAACATAAATTATGTTGTAGTAGAAATTAACGATACAAAAGCAACAACAGATTTATGTTTTGATCTTGAATATGAAAGATTGATGCCACAAAGTGGGACTTATATTAAGCTGAAAATAGATGAATATTTAATATTTAACAATTTAAGATATTGGGAAAAACCGATTAATCCAATTAATCAGGAAGAATTTCCAATTAAGGTGAAAATTTACGATCCAAATAATACTTTTGATAACCAACATCATATATTAATAAGTCAGGTATATGAATTTTCGAGATTGTATTGGAAAAGTCTTAAACAAAAGGATCAACCTGTAACGACTATATATTCAAAACTATTTGCGGAATATGTTGCAAATTTTGAAAATCAGGAGTTATGTGATAACTATGTTTCCAAAAAGACGGTGTGGTTTATATGA